The Onychomys torridus chromosome X, mOncTor1.1, whole genome shotgun sequence genomic interval attttttattcattttacataccaagtaCAGctccccctctcattcctccttctACTCCCCCAAGCTTTCCTCCACCAACCTGTAGTTTTAATTGACTTGAGTAGTAGTTGGCTATGACATGCACATCTCATTTTGGTTCAGCTTCCCTTTTTCTCCCCCATGCCCAAATCTTGTCCCTGCTGAAGCCTTTCTTCCTCCAGTATTCCCCTCTCTACTTCCATATTTACCACATTCAACTATCTCCCCATCCTATCAATGACCCATCTCTAATTTCTAGCTCCTAAAGTAACTCCAGTAAGAATACACAGACTTAGAGATTTGAAGTtacaaaacatacacaaaacataCATTTGTCTTTATATTCCTGAGTTATTTTAACATAAATTTTCCCAGTTTTgtccatttatctgcaaatttcataacttcatttttctttacagaataaATTCCATTGTGcgtatatatatattacatttttattgtccATGCAAAATCTGGGTTGATTCCCTTGACTAACAGTGGTGAAAATGGTATCATAGAGAATGAATTTGCAAGCATCTCCGACATAGTATATAGAGTCCTGTTGCTGGGTCCTAATGTCTCCCTTGGGGGAGAGAGTGAAAGGTGTTATGTCAGTGGCACAGACCCTGGTAGTTGGGTAAAAGGCAAACAGAAGATTCATTTATTCAGCAATGGGGAGAGCCTTATGTATCTTCTTCCCAGCACACAGGCTGTGCTGTGTCCCAATCCAGTGACATTGTGTAGTCACCCCTCATTGACTAGGCACCTTCAGGacctctgacagtgcctgttgctagtcCCTCAGGCaaactccaggttggctcatgtCTTGGCCTTGTAGACCCTATCTTCCTACTTATTCCTTTGATAGATTTCTAGATTTTTGAGGAGTATCTATGGCAATTGTCATGTGGTTGTACCAGTTTgtactcctaccaacagtgggtAAGCATTCTGTTACACATATTTTCTTCAGTATtagttgtcatttgttttccttcttacaAAATTTTTAATGGAGTTACTTCCAATCTCAACATCATTTTAATGTGCATTTTTCTGATGGTTAATGATGTCAAAcaactttaaatatttcttaagcATATGTGTGTTTTCATCTGAAAATTATCTCTTCAGGCTTATAGGCTATTTTTGATGGAGTTGTTTTCTGGATGTTTAGTGTTTTCAGTTCTTGTGTATTTTAGTTAGTAATCAAAATTCTCTGTTGTATAGCTAACAAAGGTGTTCCCCCATTCTCTAGCCTACTCCtttatttttgttggtttctttttctttgttgtagaGCATTATTTTAGTTTCTTGGGGTCCTTACATATGCCTATGCCTAATAGTGTGATCTTCACTTTCCTTTCTAGCAGTTTCAGAGAATCAAGTTTAATGTTGAGGTCCTTCATCTTGTGGTAGTCAACTTTTGTTCAGAGTGACAGCTatggatctaatttcattcttctttaagtATTCCCAACATGATTTTCTGAAAAGGCCCCCTTTTCTTCAGTTAGTATAGTGTTAGAGTCTTTGTAAGTTATCAGGTGGCTGAAATCACATGGATATAAATCTGGACCTTCTATTCTGTTCTACCCATCTTGGTATTTATTTTAGTGCCAGTGCTCTCTAAATCATATTATTTACAGCTCTTTAGTATAGCTTAGGTATGGTATCTCCTTCTGCAATATTGTATTTTCTTCAGATTGTTATAGCtctctatgatttcttttttatattccaTGTAGATTTAAAAATTCCTATTTCTATTTATGTAAATGCTGACATTGGGATTTTGATTGAGATTCAATTGCATGTGTAAATGGCTTTTCATAAGACAGTAATTTTCATAAAAGCAATTTTACcaatccatgagaatgggagcACTTTGCACATTCTGTCTTCCATGATTTATTTCCTCAGaagattaaaattttcattgcatAAGTTTTTCATATTATTAGTTATATTTATACccattttatagttatttttacatttgtgtgccATCTTTCAAGACTATAATGACTTTCTTAAACATAATGACaataagaactttttatttttacacttaAATATTCTATTGATTTTTCTGACTTGCACTCTTTCTTCTATATCATAttcttctatgaatttgtattgtttttagggttattttattttacttttattgattctttgtgtattttcacatcatgcattccattcccacttatctccctgtccaCTTATATTTaccttctgcccttgcaaccttcccccccaaacaaaaacaaatttaaaagaaaaaaaaatacaagcaaaacaaaaataaaaacaacggCATGAGTCATGGCTGGACAGGCTTTCAGAAAGTTTCTCCCGCTCTTTGACAGAGTATTGGCTGAAAGGAGTACTGCCAAAAACGTGACCAAAGGTGGCATCATGCTTCTGGAAAAGTCTCAAGGAAAAGTATTGTATGTGACAGTAGTGGCTGTGGGATCAGGAGCCAAAGGCAAGGATGGAAAGATTCAGCCAGTCAGTGTGAAAATTGGAGACAAAGTTCTTCTCCAAGGATATAGAGGCACCAAAGTAGTTCTAGATGACAAGGATTATTTCTTATTTAGAGATGGTGAAATTCTTGGACAGTATGTGGACTGAAATCATTGTTGAAATGGTGTCACATGAAGCTGCACATTCTGCTGATGGTCTGAACTATTCATCATGTAAATAATTTCCATGACTCCCTTTTATAATAAACTGATGATgcctaaactaaaaataaataaataaaaaataaataaaaacaaaggcataaacaagatgaagaagaagaagaagaagaggaggaggaggaggaggaggaggaggaggaggaggaggaggagaagaagaagaagaagaagaagaagaagaagaagaagaagaagaagaagaagaatcatcTTGTTATAGAAGCTGCAGTGTAGTCTCTTGaactttacttgcaagtgttcattaccAGTAGTCATtggcttgaggcctctggtttctgctataccATGAGTAATGAGGGCTATCCCTGGggctcctctcagatatcctgttgtCATAGAGATCCTACTATTTTGaatctgtaggttcatccccttcacataCTCCAAAAGTTCACAGATTcagtggatattggggtgggccaactcatagcacTGGTTCTtgacctgggtggtagctgggttggtcaacTTGCTAGCTTTCCTTCATCATTCCTACTTGGATAATCTCTCTAGCATTGCATTCACTAGCCCTCCCAAAGCAGCCTATAGGGAGGAGCAGGGGCCAGTTCTGCTGCTTTCAGACCCACAAATTTGGTTCCCCCTCAGTCATATTGCCAAAGGAGAGCTCTACTGTTTcacccaggcaaggtgcaggtcACTCTCTCATGATTGGTCTAGTTTTTAGGAACAGAGTGTACGAGTGATGTGTTTTCATAGCTATTTATTAtagatctttattttttatacttaaaGATCCTATGTTACTGGCTATAGAATTATAGTTCAAACTTGCAGGGTTTGAACATTGGCTCATAATTTTAAGGAAGAAAGTCAGATATTTGGTGCTAGCATAATTTGTGTTCTTTGTGAGAGATTTTTATCTAGAGATAAATAAGATTATCATTTGTTCTTGAAATTCAGAATTCCTTCCAGATATGCTGAGGTGTGGGTCTTCTTTGAGGATCCTTATCTAGCTcttgtagctagagagtttctcttcaggtcccaccaagccccagcagtcccatagcccacatataaaataaacacacagacccttatattatttaaactgttttgcctaatggctcaggcttctagttATCTAGTTTttacagcttaaattaacccatatctataaatctataccttgccacatggctcatggcttaccagtatcttacatgttggtactcatggcagtgtctggcagcATCTCTTGTCTCAGCCCTCCTGTtgccagaatcctcttctctctttgtcctgcctatacttcctgcctggctactggccaatcagcattttatttatcaatcaattgtccacagcactttcccttttcttttttttcaaaaaggaatgtttttaactttaacatagtaaaattacatataacagaacaattattaatcaagaattacagttataatatctactcgatttttatttggcaaaattaaagaatatatcctatctatcctatatttgtgagtctaaggtttatatctaacttattttttatcataactaaggaaaattataactatctactcttcaactatatcaaagacctcagaaggaaatattattacctgagaagtgggagaaggacacaagcaactttcaggagtcttgcaagagtagacagagacatctggcagcttggttagtcatccaaagttcctctgtaaattTGGGGAATCTGTCTTCAACCCACAGGcccagagtctctcagtcacctttttctttctcctgtagaatgtttggcagtttcctccatgaagcaggaacctgaaggaccattttgccaagcaaagttcagttgtcaccttcctatgggtcctcaTGACCAGTTGAtgcaagcagtccaggcaagaacagtttcttgcacaaatggctatttttaccatAGTGAAGttacactccatatggagtgtcttctatgcccatcctcctctctaaagtaaattggtgctgccgagagcagatgtgtctcacagtctagaaagtctaaatttttaaaaatattttaaatgccatattctgcagttctttggagtgtttgaagattacctatctatctgaaataaatctatgtatacctagaaaacttaactaacatggctacaagtttgactatcatagaagaccaattgttccattacaatttaaattagttgtataaacataatacattaaacaagagtaaaaatgcacatatagtataacaaaaataactttaaatttgtatcaataaaccaaaatccatagcaatgtaaaacatatttaaacaagttgctcaagatgaagcatgaatcttaaaaggtcttattaatagaaacaaatctGGAGCTGGGtatttggggtgaatgctggaacatcagagaagcagaacaagccacatctaacctaggcaccagatgtagcacaaatcttaacaggtgttattaataaaaatcaaacctgaagccaggtattggagtgaatgctggaagactagagaagcagaacaagccacagctaacctcaccttgccagttctcaGCCATTCCTGTTtactcaaactggaagcttctgtgtcctcatctgaatggatcacAGTCaaattgctgctcaaaagcctgaaagcttaatcagatctaattcctggtcctcacaccttatatatctttctgctttctgccatcacttcctgggattaaagctgtgagtcaccatgcctggctgtttccagtgtggctttgaactcacagagatccaaacagaacTCCACCTTtggaacgctaggattaaaggcatgtgtgccaccattttctggcctctatatctagtagctgttctgttttaTGACCccaataagtttattagagtgcacaatattttggggaatacaatagcACCACAAGCTCTCACTGAGCACATTTCATTTGTTGTGTAGATATTGCACTTGAGGAAAATTCCTGCACTCATTACTTCTTCCCCTCTGTTCTCTTTAATTCTATTATTTTGACAAGTATTTTCTGGCTGGATTAAGGCTTTATGTCTTAATTTTGTCCCATAATGCCTACTTAATTTTAGCTATCTGGGAAAAAACTTTCAATTAAGTGACTCATTTTTAGCCACATATTTGCAGTTCTTCAACCCTTCTAAGCTTTCTCTTTGTAACAATGTGTTAAAATAATTAAAGCCCCACTTGCCTGTACCCATCCAAGCAATGCTGATCTCCATGAAGCAGACATCCAGAGAGTCATGACTCAATCCTACAAAGCAGACATGGGCAGAGTTATGGTGGAAAAGATGGGCCTTGGGGTTTCTGCTTCTGATCCTGCTCCTGTACCAACAGATTCATTACAAATATCTTTATTTACCATCTTCTAATAACTCTTTTAataatgtttatataataaaattcataATAGTCATAATAATGTTGAACAGGAACAATTACTACCACCACCATGTCAAGAGTATATCTTTACAGTCAACAGCCAGGTTCATTGTCATCTCACCTTCTCTGCTACATGTTTATTGTTAGAGACTTGAGCCAGGAATTGTCTCTATTTTTCCATCTCCTAGAGCCCAAACCATTGACAATCACAAGTACAGTGCTGTGAGGTAGAAACCAGTTCACATCAAATTTGCTATTACCACACCTTTTTGTATTAAATCAGAAAACATTGAGAATTCCAAATTTGATTTCTTTGAAGAACATGTAGATGGTTTGACATATGAGGAATGCAATATTTAATCTGAGATTTGTGTACCAGATGAAGGAAAAAAACATCCAAAATTTACATGATTACCATAAAAGTGGTTTATGAAATATATACACTTAAAACTATATCTTGAAATCAGGCATAGCCTTTCTCTGGAGATAAGAATGGGATGTGGAATGAAGGTTCAGTTATTATTTGGTTCATTCACCATATAAGGCAAGAcaaaaaagcaagacaaaacagTAGACTTTAGAAGTAgattcattttctccatttttggAAACCAACAGGGGAGCATTGAGAAGTCACAGATATGAAGCTACAGTGTGTGTGAGTCAAAAGTCCCTGCTTCAGACTCAAATGCTGTATAAATATTTTCTTGGACATTGTGTTTTTTTATATTCATGATTTGAATCCTACTAAATTCTTATGTTGTGGATTTGATTTACATTACAACCAAActgaaaataagtgaaataaaagaCACAATGTgcaaagaaatataataattaaatcttCATTATTTAGTGTTAGCTCTTCCTTTGAGAAATCTACCACAATAACATGGATTTAATCTCGAAtaagtaatttcttttttaaatttttattattaagaaattttcaattcattttatataccaaccatagatcccactctccttcctcctcacaccccccagccttccctcctacccccccccatttccacctcctccaatgcaaagtctcccatggggagtaagcagacctggtacattcagttgaggcagatccaagcccctcccccctgctcaaaggctgtgcaaggtgtcccatcataggcattGGGATACAAAAAGCacgctcatgcactagggatagatcctgatcccactgggggccccctaaacagttcaagctaaacaactgtttcacCTAACCAGaggtccagtcccatgggggctccacagatatTGGTCCACAGTTTGTGAGTTTCCACTAGATTGActggccatctctgtatgtttttcCATTGAGATCTTGAAGTCTCTTGCTCAT includes:
- the LOC118573687 gene encoding 10 kDa heat shock protein, mitochondrial-like gives rise to the protein MAGQAFRKFLPLFDRVLAERSTAKNVTKGGIMLLEKSQGKVLYVTVVAVGSGAKGKDGKIQPVSVKIGDKVLLQGYRGTKVVLDDKDYFLFRDGEILGQYVD